A region from the Mycolicibacterium phlei genome encodes:
- a CDS encoding GreA/GreB family elongation factor produces MTTAQRVWLSPEAHERLQQELATLRELCATDVGGDSADENVTAIRRARQARIQQIHDLLINAIVGEDPPDDGVAEPGMVVTVRYDDGDTETFLLGVRGAEHGDIEVYSVQSPLGSAILGARVGEKRTYQLPSGAQATVTVLSAVPYGMHTTQAG; encoded by the coding sequence ATGACTACAGCACAACGTGTCTGGCTCTCCCCGGAGGCGCACGAGCGGTTGCAACAGGAGCTCGCGACGCTGCGTGAGCTGTGCGCCACCGATGTCGGTGGCGACAGCGCCGACGAGAACGTCACCGCGATCCGGCGCGCCCGGCAGGCGCGCATCCAGCAGATCCACGACCTGCTCATCAACGCCATCGTCGGAGAGGATCCGCCGGACGACGGGGTCGCCGAACCGGGCATGGTCGTCACCGTCCGCTACGACGACGGGGACACCGAGACGTTCCTGCTGGGCGTGCGCGGTGCCGAGCACGGCGACATCGAGGTGTACTCCGTGCAGTCCCCGCTGGGCTCGGCGATACTGGGCGCCCGGGTCGGCGAGAAGCGCACCTATCAGCTGCCCAGCGGGGCGCAGGCGACGGTCACCGTGCTGTCCGCGGTGCCCTACGGCATGCACACCACCCAGGCCGGCTGA
- a CDS encoding enoyl-CoA hydratase: MATETPQQVTYETLDDGRIARIWLNRPEAQNAQSRTLLVQLDEAFGRAEADDNVRVVILAARGKNFSAGHDLGSEEAIAERTPGPGQHPTFQGYGGTASGIVEKTYLQEWHFFFENTRRWRDLRKITIAQVQGNAISAALMLIWACDLIVASDDARFSDVVAVRMGMPGVEYYAHPWEFGARKAKELLLTGDSIDADEAYRLGMVSKVFPRAELEDKTLDFARRIAERPTMAALLVKDSVNAAADAMGFTEALRHAFHIHELGHAHWAAANENRFPVGLPPDVPDWRTLGAPKPARRDEP, translated from the coding sequence ATGGCGACTGAAACACCGCAGCAGGTGACATACGAGACGCTGGACGACGGGCGGATCGCCCGGATCTGGCTGAACCGCCCGGAGGCGCAGAACGCCCAGTCGCGCACGTTGCTGGTGCAGTTGGACGAGGCGTTCGGCCGCGCCGAGGCCGACGACAACGTCCGCGTGGTCATCCTGGCCGCGCGCGGCAAGAACTTCTCGGCGGGCCACGACCTGGGTTCGGAGGAGGCCATCGCCGAGCGCACCCCCGGCCCCGGACAGCATCCCACCTTCCAGGGCTATGGCGGCACCGCGTCCGGCATCGTCGAGAAGACATACCTGCAGGAGTGGCACTTCTTCTTCGAGAACACCCGGCGCTGGCGCGATCTGCGCAAGATCACCATCGCCCAGGTGCAGGGCAACGCGATCTCGGCGGCCCTGATGCTGATCTGGGCGTGCGATTTGATCGTCGCCTCCGACGACGCCCGGTTCAGCGACGTGGTCGCGGTCCGGATGGGCATGCCGGGCGTGGAGTACTACGCACACCCGTGGGAGTTCGGCGCCCGCAAGGCCAAAGAGCTTCTGCTGACCGGTGATTCGATCGACGCCGACGAGGCCTACCGGCTCGGCATGGTGTCGAAGGTGTTCCCGCGCGCCGAGTTGGAGGACAAGACGCTGGACTTCGCGCGGCGCATCGCCGAACGCCCGACGATGGCGGCGCTGCTGGTCAAGGACTCGGTCAACGCCGCGGCCGACGCGATGGGCTTCACCGAGGCGCTGCGCCACGCCTTCCACATCCACGAACTCGGCCACGCGCACTGGGCGGCGGCCAACGAGAACCGCTTCCCGGTGGGCCTGCCGCCGGACGTGCCGGACTGGCGCACCCTGGGTGCCCCGAAGCCGGCCCGCCGCGACGAGCCGTGA
- a CDS encoding MCE family protein codes for MTHTTSTSTTSRWLRAGLAALLVLTLTAGVYLVWPTRTGNKLTAYFTSAVGLYPGDDVRIVGVPVGTIDAIEPRATDVKVTMSLKHGVRVPADAKALIIAPNLVSARFVQLTPAYTGGAAMADGAEIGLDRTAVPVEWDEVKEQLTALSAQLGPKPGSVQGPLTAFVNQAADTFDGNGDTFRQALRELSQTAGRLGESSTDVFGTIRNLQVLVDALSNSNEQIVQFSNHVASVSQVLADSSADLDNTLDTLNQALADVRGFLNESNGALIDQVTKLTDLTSLLTERSDDIEQILHVTPNGLSNFYNIYNPAQGTVGGLLTLPNFANPVQFICGGAFEAAPTPANYNRTEICRQRMGPVFKRIAMNFPPLLFHPINSITAYKGQIIYDTPETEAKAKTPVPYLQWMPAPGVNPPQVSPDTDLSELLAPRENAENAANAANAANTAAETSHAGGPTAEAPQSTGGDPFAIPAASAPEPGAPVPMAPALPGGGAP; via the coding sequence ATGACGCACACGACATCGACATCGACGACCAGTCGCTGGCTGCGGGCGGGACTGGCCGCCCTGCTGGTCCTCACGCTGACCGCAGGCGTGTACCTGGTGTGGCCGACGCGCACCGGCAACAAGCTGACCGCCTACTTCACCTCGGCGGTGGGCCTGTACCCCGGCGACGACGTGCGCATCGTGGGCGTCCCGGTGGGCACCATCGACGCGATCGAGCCGCGCGCCACCGACGTCAAGGTGACGATGTCGCTCAAGCACGGCGTGCGGGTGCCCGCCGACGCCAAGGCGCTCATCATCGCGCCGAATCTGGTGTCCGCCAGGTTCGTTCAGCTCACCCCGGCCTACACCGGCGGGGCGGCGATGGCCGACGGCGCCGAGATCGGGCTGGACCGCACCGCGGTGCCGGTGGAGTGGGACGAGGTCAAGGAACAGCTGACCGCGCTGAGCGCACAGCTGGGGCCCAAACCCGGTTCGGTGCAGGGCCCGCTGACCGCGTTCGTGAACCAGGCGGCGGACACCTTCGACGGCAACGGCGACACCTTCCGGCAGGCGCTGCGGGAACTGTCGCAGACCGCGGGCCGGCTGGGTGAGTCCAGCACCGACGTGTTCGGCACCATCCGCAACCTGCAGGTGCTCGTCGACGCGCTGTCCAACAGCAACGAGCAGATCGTGCAGTTCTCCAACCACGTCGCCTCGGTGTCGCAGGTGCTCGCCGACAGCTCCGCCGACCTGGACAACACCCTGGACACGCTGAACCAGGCGCTGGCCGACGTCCGCGGCTTCCTCAACGAGTCCAACGGCGCGCTGATCGACCAGGTCACCAAGCTGACCGATCTGACCAGCCTGCTGACCGAGCGCAGCGACGACATCGAGCAGATCCTGCACGTCACGCCCAACGGCCTGTCGAACTTCTACAACATCTACAACCCGGCGCAGGGCACGGTGGGCGGTCTGCTGACGCTGCCGAACTTCGCCAACCCGGTGCAGTTCATCTGTGGCGGCGCGTTCGAGGCCGCACCGACACCGGCGAACTACAACCGCACCGAGATCTGCCGGCAACGGATGGGCCCGGTGTTCAAGCGGATCGCGATGAACTTCCCGCCGCTGCTGTTCCACCCGATCAACAGCATCACCGCGTACAAGGGCCAGATCATCTACGACACCCCGGAGACCGAGGCCAAGGCCAAGACCCCGGTGCCGTACCTGCAGTGGATGCCCGCGCCGGGTGTGAACCCGCCGCAGGTGTCGCCCGACACCGATCTCAGCGAGCTGCTGGCGCCCAGGGAGAACGCCGAGAACGCCGCGAATGCGGCGAATGCGGCGAACACAGCGGCCGAGACGTCGCACGCGGGCGGCCCGACCGCCGAGGCGCCGCAGAGCACCGGCGGCGATCCGTTCGCGATCCCGGCGGCGTCGGCTCCGGAGCCGGGTGCGCCGGTGCCGATGGCGCCCGCGCTGCCAGGAGGAGGTGCGCCGTGA
- a CDS encoding SDR family oxidoreductase, translated as MELSLTGRTVLVTGGGSGIGKGVAAAVVAAGGNAMLVGRNADRLAAAADELGAAGGPGAVRYEPADVTNEDEVARVVEATTAWTGRLWGVVHCAGGSETIGPITQIDSELWRRTVDLNINGTMYVLKHSAREMVRGGGGSFIGISSIAASNTHRWFGAYGVSKAGIDHMMQLAADELGPSWVRVNCIRPGLIRTELVAPVLESPELSADYAACTPLPRAGEVEDIANASLFLLSDAASYITGQVINVDGGQLVRRGPDYSSMLEPLFGADGLRGLVNP; from the coding sequence GTGGAACTGTCGTTGACGGGTCGGACGGTGCTGGTCACCGGCGGCGGAAGCGGGATCGGCAAGGGGGTGGCCGCCGCGGTCGTCGCCGCCGGCGGCAACGCCATGCTGGTCGGGCGCAACGCCGACCGGCTGGCCGCCGCGGCCGACGAGCTCGGCGCCGCGGGCGGACCGGGCGCGGTGCGCTACGAACCCGCCGACGTCACCAACGAGGACGAGGTGGCCCGCGTCGTCGAGGCCACCACCGCCTGGACCGGCCGGCTGTGGGGCGTCGTGCACTGCGCGGGCGGCAGCGAGACCATCGGCCCGATCACCCAGATCGACTCCGAACTGTGGCGGCGCACCGTCGACCTGAACATCAACGGCACCATGTACGTGCTCAAGCACTCGGCGCGGGAGATGGTGCGCGGCGGCGGGGGGTCGTTCATCGGCATCTCCTCGATCGCGGCCAGCAACACCCACCGGTGGTTCGGCGCCTACGGTGTCTCCAAGGCGGGCATCGACCACATGATGCAGCTGGCCGCCGACGAGCTCGGCCCGTCCTGGGTCCGGGTGAACTGCATCCGGCCCGGCCTGATCCGCACCGAGCTGGTGGCACCGGTGCTGGAGTCGCCGGAGCTGTCCGCCGACTACGCGGCCTGCACCCCGCTGCCCCGCGCGGGTGAGGTGGAGGACATCGCCAACGCGTCGCTGTTCCTGCTCAGCGATGCGGCCAGCTACATCACCGGTCAGGTGATCAACGTCGACGGCGGTCAGCTGGTGCGGCGCGGCCCGGACTACTCGTCGATGCTGGAGCCGTTGTTCGGCGCCGACGGGCTGCGGGGCCTGGTCAATCCCTGA
- a CDS encoding PucR family transcriptional regulator — translation MVTLDRLVNVLGSYGVRLRFCPVPRSTELGSVVVHEVAGDRPVTGDVLLAIGARSVAEALRWAAEARAAVVLVRGGDDADAFTGLGEGVAVMVADPTVSWSELAAVVFGLVLEGRETESGRGPTDLFALADSLADTVGGAVTIEDPLSRVLAYSSMQDDADAARVATIMGRQAPEKLREFFTRRGVFEHLAASDEPLFVEPDPTHGMTGRTVVAVRSGRELMGSVWVTCAAPLAEPQRRALADGARTVALHLLRSRASADLERQVESELVLRLLDGGADAAASASRLGLPDTPMRVIALQAAIGADRDAALLLAFERATTGFGWSRPGRSALAGNTVYTLLPGDEAGPARKWVAGLRAALPDRVTVLAGISKPATIAELPAARQEADECLALHKSRPAASAPPAYDESWDEILLHRLRAAGGAGRTPDRGPVAELRRHDREHDTEYAATLRAWLEALGDPAEAGRRLGVHENTVRYRMRKMAEITELPLDDARKRLAMMIELAATDPD, via the coding sequence GTGGTGACCCTGGACCGCCTGGTCAACGTGCTCGGCAGCTACGGCGTCCGGCTGCGCTTCTGCCCGGTCCCGCGGTCCACCGAACTCGGCAGCGTCGTCGTGCACGAGGTCGCCGGCGACCGGCCGGTCACCGGCGACGTGCTGCTGGCGATCGGCGCCCGCTCGGTCGCCGAGGCGCTGCGCTGGGCCGCCGAGGCGCGCGCCGCCGTGGTGCTGGTGCGCGGCGGCGACGACGCCGACGCGTTCACCGGGCTGGGGGAGGGCGTCGCGGTGATGGTCGCCGACCCCACGGTGTCGTGGAGCGAGCTGGCCGCCGTCGTGTTCGGGCTGGTGCTGGAGGGCCGCGAGACTGAATCCGGGCGCGGCCCAACCGATCTGTTCGCCCTCGCCGACAGCCTGGCCGACACGGTCGGCGGCGCGGTCACCATCGAGGACCCGCTGTCGCGGGTGCTGGCCTACTCGTCCATGCAGGACGACGCCGACGCCGCCCGCGTCGCCACCATCATGGGCAGGCAGGCACCCGAGAAGCTGCGCGAGTTCTTCACCCGCCGAGGCGTTTTCGAACACCTCGCGGCCTCCGACGAGCCGCTGTTCGTCGAACCCGATCCCACACACGGCATGACGGGGCGAACCGTGGTCGCGGTGCGCTCCGGGCGCGAGCTGATGGGCTCGGTGTGGGTCACCTGCGCGGCGCCGCTGGCCGAACCGCAGCGCCGGGCGCTGGCCGACGGGGCCCGCACCGTCGCGCTGCACCTGCTGCGCTCCCGGGCCAGCGCCGACCTGGAACGTCAGGTCGAGTCCGAACTGGTGCTGCGCCTGCTCGACGGCGGCGCCGACGCGGCCGCCTCGGCCAGCAGGCTGGGCCTGCCCGACACCCCGATGCGGGTGATCGCGCTGCAGGCGGCCATCGGCGCCGACCGCGACGCCGCGCTGCTGCTGGCCTTCGAACGCGCCACCACCGGGTTCGGCTGGTCGCGGCCGGGCCGTAGCGCGCTGGCCGGGAACACCGTCTACACACTGCTGCCCGGTGACGAAGCGGGCCCGGCCCGCAAATGGGTCGCCGGGCTGCGCGCCGCGCTGCCCGACCGGGTGACCGTGCTGGCCGGGATCAGCAAACCGGCCACCATCGCCGAACTGCCCGCCGCCCGTCAGGAGGCCGACGAGTGCCTGGCCCTGCACAAGAGCAGGCCCGCCGCGTCGGCGCCGCCCGCCTACGACGAGTCGTGGGACGAGATCCTGCTGCACCGGCTGCGCGCCGCGGGCGGCGCGGGCCGCACCCCGGACCGCGGACCGGTGGCCGAACTGCGCCGCCACGACCGCGAACACGACACCGAGTACGCCGCCACCCTGCGGGCCTGGCTGGAGGCGCTGGGCGACCCCGCCGAGGCAGGCCGCCGGCTCGGCGTGCACGAGAACACCGTCCGTTACCGGATGCGCAAGATGGCCGAGATCACCGAGCTGCCGCTCGACGACGCCCGCAAACGGCTGGCGATGATGATCGAACTGGCCGCCACCGACCCCGACTGA
- a CDS encoding MCE family protein, which produces MICKVVAIPSLAVLLAGCSFGGLNSLNMPGTAGHGPGSFKITVELPDVATLPQNSPVMIDDVTVGSVSGIEAVQRSDGTFYAAVQLSLDSNVDLPENATAKVAQTSLLGSQHIELAPPVDGPGVGKLKNGSKIATAGRYPTTEEVLSALGVVVNKGNLGALQDITDEVYNAVAGREGTFADLIPRLAELTSSLDRQTADIISAMEGLDRFASILANSRDNLGRTLDRLPEAVKVLNDNRANIVEAFTALRSFASVAAHVLEKTKDDFAADFKDLFPVIKSFNDNVDFIIKDLELLPTFPFHYKYLRNAVRGDYLNVYTTFDLTLRRTGESVFTTSWGLDPNMKRMHEVITPPDFMTGSLANLSGQAADPFKIPPGTATQHGEGP; this is translated from the coding sequence GTGATCTGCAAGGTGGTGGCTATCCCGTCGCTGGCCGTGCTGCTGGCCGGCTGCTCGTTCGGCGGGCTCAACTCGCTGAACATGCCGGGCACCGCCGGGCACGGGCCCGGCTCGTTCAAGATCACCGTCGAGCTGCCCGATGTCGCGACGCTGCCGCAGAACTCGCCGGTGATGATCGACGACGTCACGGTCGGCAGCGTGTCGGGCATCGAGGCGGTGCAGCGCTCTGACGGCACGTTCTACGCGGCCGTGCAGCTGTCCCTGGACAGCAACGTTGACCTGCCGGAGAACGCGACGGCCAAGGTGGCGCAGACCTCGCTGCTGGGTTCCCAGCACATCGAGCTGGCCCCGCCGGTCGACGGGCCCGGCGTCGGCAAGCTCAAAAACGGCTCCAAGATCGCCACCGCCGGCCGGTACCCGACCACCGAGGAGGTGCTGTCGGCGCTGGGCGTCGTGGTGAACAAGGGCAACCTCGGTGCGCTACAGGACATCACCGACGAGGTCTACAACGCGGTCGCCGGCCGGGAGGGCACCTTCGCCGACCTGATCCCGCGGCTGGCCGAACTGACCAGCTCGCTGGACCGCCAGACCGCCGACATCATCTCCGCGATGGAGGGGCTGGACCGGTTCGCCTCGATCCTGGCCAACAGCCGGGACAACCTCGGCCGCACCCTGGACCGGCTGCCCGAGGCGGTCAAGGTGCTCAACGACAACCGCGCCAACATCGTCGAGGCGTTCACCGCGCTGCGCAGCTTCGCCAGCGTCGCCGCGCACGTGCTGGAGAAGACCAAGGACGACTTCGCCGCGGACTTCAAGGACCTGTTCCCGGTGATCAAGTCGTTCAACGACAACGTCGACTTCATCATCAAGGACCTGGAGCTGTTGCCGACGTTCCCGTTCCACTACAAGTACCTGCGCAACGCGGTGCGCGGCGACTACCTGAACGTGTACACCACCTTCGACCTGACCCTGCGCCGCACCGGTGAGTCGGTGTTCACCACCTCGTGGGGGCTGGACCCGAACATGAAGCGGATGCACGAGGTCATCACCCCGCCCGACTTCATGACCGGTTCGCTGGCGAACCTGTCCGGGCAGGCGGCCGATCCGTTCAAGATCCCGCCGGGGACCGCGACTCAGCACGGGGAGGGGCCCTAG
- a CDS encoding alpha,alpha-trehalose-phosphate synthase (UDP-forming), whose amino-acid sequence MAPEGGPRTDPGSADFVVVANRLPIDMERLPDGSTTWKRSPGGLVTALEPLLRRRQGAWIGWPGIPDAGDEPIAQEDMTLCPVNLSAEDVAEYYEGFSNATLWPLYHDVIVKPIYHREWWDRYVEVNRRFAETTAKYAAQGATVWVQDYQLQLVPKMLRMLRPDLTIGFFLHIPFPPVELFMQMPWRTEIIEGLLGADLVGFHLPGGAQNFLILARRLVGANTSRASIGVRSRFGEVSVGFRTVKVGAFPISIDSTALDQQARSRQIRQRAKQIRAELGNPRKILLGVDRLDYTKGIDVRLRAFNELLAENRADRHDTVLVQLATPSRERVESYIEMREDIERQVGHINGEYGEVGHPVVHYLHRPVPRDELIAFFVAADVMLVTPLRDGMNLVAKEYVACRSDLGGALVLSEFTGAAHELRQAYLTNPHHLEGVKDAIEAALTQTPEEGRRRMRALRRQVLAHDVDRWARAFLDALASPQSDGETPEPGPGLGSRSE is encoded by the coding sequence ATGGCACCGGAGGGCGGTCCGCGAACCGACCCCGGTAGTGCCGACTTCGTGGTGGTGGCCAACCGGCTGCCGATCGACATGGAGCGGTTGCCCGACGGCAGTACCACCTGGAAGCGCAGCCCCGGCGGTCTGGTGACGGCGTTGGAGCCGCTGCTGCGCCGTCGCCAGGGCGCCTGGATCGGCTGGCCCGGCATCCCGGACGCCGGCGACGAACCGATCGCACAGGAGGACATGACCCTGTGCCCGGTGAACCTGTCGGCTGAGGATGTCGCCGAGTACTACGAGGGGTTCTCCAACGCCACACTGTGGCCCCTGTACCACGACGTCATCGTCAAACCGATCTACCACCGCGAGTGGTGGGACCGTTACGTCGAGGTCAACCGGCGCTTCGCCGAGACCACGGCCAAGTACGCGGCGCAGGGCGCCACGGTCTGGGTGCAGGACTATCAGCTGCAGCTGGTGCCCAAGATGCTGCGGATGCTGCGGCCGGATCTGACGATCGGGTTCTTCCTGCACATCCCGTTCCCGCCGGTCGAGCTGTTCATGCAGATGCCGTGGCGCACCGAGATCATCGAGGGGCTGCTCGGCGCCGACCTGGTGGGTTTCCACCTGCCCGGTGGTGCGCAGAACTTCCTGATCCTGGCGCGACGGCTGGTGGGCGCCAACACCTCTCGCGCCTCGATCGGTGTCCGGTCGCGCTTCGGCGAGGTCAGCGTCGGCTTCCGCACCGTGAAGGTCGGCGCTTTCCCGATCTCCATCGACTCCACCGCCCTCGACCAGCAGGCCCGATCGCGTCAGATCCGCCAGCGCGCCAAGCAGATTCGCGCTGAGCTCGGCAATCCGCGCAAGATCCTGCTCGGCGTCGACCGGCTCGACTACACCAAGGGCATCGACGTCCGGTTGCGGGCGTTCAACGAACTGCTCGCCGAGAACCGGGCCGACCGGCACGACACCGTGCTGGTGCAGCTCGCGACGCCGAGCCGGGAACGCGTCGAGAGCTACATCGAGATGCGCGAGGACATCGAGCGCCAGGTCGGCCACATCAACGGCGAGTACGGCGAGGTCGGGCACCCGGTCGTGCACTACCTGCACCGGCCGGTGCCGCGCGACGAGCTGATCGCGTTCTTCGTCGCCGCCGACGTCATGCTGGTGACCCCGCTGCGCGACGGCATGAACCTGGTCGCCAAGGAGTACGTGGCGTGCCGCAGCGATCTGGGCGGTGCACTGGTGCTGTCCGAATTCACCGGTGCCGCACACGAACTGCGTCAGGCCTACCTGACCAACCCGCACCATCTGGAGGGCGTCAAGGACGCCATCGAGGCGGCGCTGACGCAGACGCCCGAGGAGGGCAGGCGCCGGATGCGCGCGCTGCGCAGGCAGGTGCTGGCCCACGACGTGGACCGCTGGGCGCGGGCGTTCCTCGACGCGCTGGCCTCACCGCAGTCCGACGGCGAGACACCGGAACCCGGGCCCGGGCTCGGTTCTAGATCGGAGTGA
- a CDS encoding virulence factor Mce family protein, whose amino-acid sequence MLNRLTRIQLSIFAIVTVLTVGAITIFYLQLPAAVGIGTYRVKAEFTAAGGLYENANVTYRGVTIGRVESVGLSDDAVVAKMRLNSGTKVPDNVTATVKSVSAVGEQYVDLVPPENPSSGVLRDGATIGVDRTAIGQDIAGLLQEAEDLVTSVGDSRIQDVLRETFKAFNGSGPELARLIQSARMLVDEANASSGQINQLIDQAGPLLDAQIAAGDDIRSLADGLARFTTEVANADPQLRTTLRTVPGTTDEANELFAGIRPSFPVLAANLANFGRIGVIYRKSMEHALVVFPALMAALLTVGGGLPADEGGKLDFKIALQDPPPCLTGFIPPSMMRSPADESLRDLPKDLYCKVPHNDPSVVRGARNYPCQEFPGKRAPTVQLCRDPEGYKPIGNNPWRGAPVPLGTPMDQIEDDTTEIGRNILPPNKFPYIPPQVDPDPGPPVVQLPPGVPPGPGPAPHAPFPLPYPPNEVQPTLPPAWPFFSPPDHVVPPYGRTPPPPPADAPPAPAEPAPAPPPLPAEVPMAAGTTSGPVVATYDQNGKFVDPEGGIGVFAAGTDKLAPAENWVDLMLAPRQA is encoded by the coding sequence ATGCTGAACCGTCTGACCCGAATCCAGCTGTCGATCTTCGCGATCGTCACGGTGCTCACCGTCGGCGCGATCACGATCTTCTACCTGCAGCTGCCCGCCGCCGTCGGCATCGGCACCTACCGGGTGAAGGCCGAGTTCACCGCCGCGGGCGGGCTCTACGAGAACGCCAACGTCACCTACCGCGGTGTCACGATCGGCCGGGTGGAGTCCGTCGGCCTGTCCGACGACGCCGTCGTCGCCAAGATGCGGCTCAACAGCGGCACCAAGGTGCCCGACAACGTCACCGCGACAGTCAAGAGCGTCTCGGCGGTCGGCGAGCAGTACGTCGACCTGGTGCCGCCGGAGAACCCGTCGTCGGGAGTGCTGCGCGACGGCGCCACCATCGGGGTGGACCGCACCGCGATCGGCCAGGACATCGCCGGGCTGCTGCAGGAGGCCGAGGATCTGGTCACCAGCGTCGGCGACAGCCGGATCCAGGACGTGCTGCGCGAGACGTTCAAGGCGTTCAACGGATCCGGCCCCGAACTGGCGCGGCTGATCCAGTCGGCGCGGATGCTCGTCGACGAGGCCAACGCCAGCTCCGGGCAGATCAACCAGCTCATCGACCAGGCCGGGCCGCTGCTGGACGCGCAGATCGCCGCCGGCGACGACATCCGGTCGCTGGCCGACGGGCTGGCCCGGTTCACCACCGAGGTGGCCAACGCCGACCCGCAGCTGCGCACCACGCTGCGCACGGTGCCGGGCACCACCGACGAGGCCAACGAGCTGTTCGCCGGTATCCGCCCGTCGTTCCCGGTACTGGCCGCGAACCTGGCCAACTTCGGGCGGATCGGCGTGATCTACCGCAAGTCGATGGAGCACGCGCTGGTGGTGTTCCCGGCGCTGATGGCGGCGCTGCTGACCGTCGGCGGCGGTCTGCCCGCCGACGAGGGCGGCAAGCTGGACTTCAAGATCGCCCTGCAGGATCCGCCGCCGTGTCTGACCGGGTTCATCCCGCCGAGCATGATGCGCTCGCCGGCCGACGAGTCGCTGCGCGATCTGCCGAAGGACCTGTACTGCAAGGTCCCGCATAACGACCCGTCCGTGGTGCGCGGTGCGCGCAACTACCCGTGCCAGGAGTTCCCGGGCAAGCGGGCGCCGACGGTGCAGCTGTGCCGCGACCCCGAGGGCTACAAGCCGATCGGCAACAACCCGTGGCGCGGGGCGCCGGTGCCGCTGGGCACGCCGATGGACCAGATCGAGGACGACACCACCGAGATCGGCCGCAACATCCTGCCGCCCAACAAGTTCCCGTACATCCCGCCGCAGGTGGACCCGGATCCCGGTCCGCCGGTGGTGCAGCTGCCGCCGGGCGTGCCGCCCGGTCCGGGCCCGGCGCCGCACGCGCCGTTCCCGCTACCGTACCCGCCGAACGAGGTGCAGCCGACGCTGCCGCCGGCCTGGCCGTTCTTCTCACCGCCCGACCACGTGGTGCCGCCGTACGGCCGCACCCCGCCGCCCCCGCCCGCGGACGCGCCGCCGGCCCCGGCGGAACCGGCCCCGGCCCCGCCGCCGCTGCCCGCCGAGGTGCCGATGGCCGCGGGCACCACCTCGGGTCCGGTGGTCGCGACCTACGACCAGAACGGCAAGTTCGTCGACCCCGAGGGCGGGATTGGCGTCTTCGCCGCCGGTACTGACAAACTGGCGCCTGCAGAGAACTGGGTCGATCTGATGTTGGCTCCGAGGCAGGCTTAA
- a CDS encoding NAD(P)/FAD-dependent oxidoreductase yields MSERIDGGPRSALVVGAGIVGLSTAWFLQERGVEVTVLDRNGVAAGASWGNAGWVSPALTIPLNSPSLLRYGLRAMFDRAAPLHIPMTVDGGLWRFLALFAANCRTTAWRKAVEANVPLNEECIEAFDVLVANGVDAPVTDAPITALFRTPGDAEHLMDELRELERAGQKVDVTGLSGAALREQVPLASPAITAGISVNGQRYIDPGRFVHALGRAVEERGAKILRDDVRSVWGHGTGVAVETHRGDLLRADAAVVAAGAWLSRLAASRVRVPVQAGRGYSFTVPVDRPVPGPVYLPDVRVACTPYRGALRVAGTMEFRAPHDPVIRDRVDAIVASARPLLDGVRWDERSDVWVGPRPVTPDGRALIGEISRNVYVAGGHGMWGLAHGPVTGRLLAEQITTGKQPDALRPFDPVRRTLA; encoded by the coding sequence ATGAGCGAACGGATCGACGGCGGACCGCGATCCGCGCTTGTCGTCGGCGCGGGCATCGTGGGGTTGTCCACCGCCTGGTTCCTGCAGGAGCGCGGCGTCGAGGTCACCGTGCTCGACCGCAACGGGGTGGCCGCGGGCGCCTCGTGGGGCAACGCCGGCTGGGTCTCGCCTGCGCTGACCATCCCGCTGAACTCACCGTCGCTGCTGCGCTACGGGCTGCGCGCGATGTTCGACCGGGCCGCGCCGCTGCACATCCCGATGACCGTCGACGGCGGCCTGTGGCGCTTCCTGGCCCTGTTCGCGGCCAACTGCCGGACCACGGCGTGGCGCAAGGCGGTCGAGGCCAATGTGCCGCTCAACGAGGAGTGCATCGAGGCGTTCGACGTGCTGGTCGCCAACGGTGTCGACGCCCCGGTGACCGACGCGCCGATCACCGCCCTGTTCCGCACCCCCGGCGACGCCGAGCACCTGATGGACGAACTGCGCGAGCTCGAACGCGCGGGGCAGAAGGTCGACGTCACCGGCCTGTCCGGTGCGGCGCTGCGCGAACAGGTGCCGCTGGCCTCGCCCGCGATCACCGCGGGCATCAGCGTCAACGGCCAGCGCTACATCGACCCCGGCCGGTTCGTGCACGCGCTGGGCCGCGCCGTCGAGGAGCGCGGCGCCAAGATCCTGCGCGACGACGTGCGCAGCGTCTGGGGGCACGGCACCGGTGTCGCCGTCGAGACACACCGCGGTGACCTGCTGCGCGCCGACGCCGCGGTCGTCGCCGCCGGCGCGTGGCTGTCGCGGCTGGCGGCCAGCCGGGTGCGGGTGCCGGTGCAGGCCGGGCGCGGCTACTCGTTCACGGTGCCGGTGGACCGTCCGGTGCCCGGACCCGTCTATCTGCCCGACGTGCGGGTGGCCTGTACGCCGTACCGGGGCGCGCTGCGGGTCGCGGGAACAATGGAGTTCCGCGCACCCCACGACCCGGTCATCCGCGACCGCGTGGACGCGATCGTCGCGTCGGCGCGCCCGCTGCTCGACGGGGTGCGCTGGGACGAGCGCAGCGACGTGTGGGTCGGCCCGCGGCCGGTCACCCCGGACGGCCGCGCGCTGATCGGCGAGATCTCCCGCAACGTGTACGTCGCCGGCGGCCACGGCATGTGGGGCCTCGCGCACGGCCCGGTGACCGGCCGGCTGCTGGCCGAACAGATCACCACCGGCAAGCAGCCCGACGCGCTGCGGCCGTTCGACCCGGTGCGTCGCACCCTCGCGTAA